A genomic region of Candidatus Delongbacteria bacterium contains the following coding sequences:
- a CDS encoding polysaccharide pyruvyl transferase family protein, whose translation MDKIYTITIHRAINYGAVLQAYGLHRYLKSQGYDVEIIDYRPKDLEYKKVHLWEYVTLKSLIRYSKVVLKFLIHPKLSGMKVKKFNSFCDKYFISTNKKYNGFKELINESWYGNIFICGSDQIWNSELTNGISKPYYLEFVPTGAKRVAYAASFGKDSIYEKEKPIIRGLISKFDAISIREDSGIEIAKQLGIAATKVLDPAFLLTKDEWSKIANIPKYKNYLLIYKFGDEDIIEETYKKIAEKLKLKTVLISESMTGEKKVDFKANGTGPEEFLGLFMFADFIVTNTFHGTAFSIIFEKNFVSVSHSDTDTRMTSLLDSLGIFDRFIKQREDIDSISNSIDYIKVKQLLDKQKQQSFDFIEEVLK comes from the coding sequence ATGGACAAAATTTATACAATTACAATACACAGGGCAATTAATTATGGTGCAGTGTTGCAGGCATATGGATTACACAGATATTTGAAATCTCAAGGCTATGATGTTGAAATAATAGACTATAGACCAAAAGATTTAGAATATAAAAAGGTCCATTTGTGGGAGTATGTCACTTTAAAATCTTTAATACGATATTCAAAAGTTGTTTTAAAATTTTTAATACATCCAAAATTATCTGGTATGAAAGTTAAAAAATTTAATTCATTTTGCGATAAATATTTTATATCTACAAACAAGAAATATAATGGATTTAAGGAGTTGATAAATGAAAGCTGGTATGGTAATATTTTTATATGCGGAAGTGATCAAATATGGAATAGCGAGTTAACTAATGGAATATCTAAACCATACTATCTTGAATTCGTTCCTACCGGTGCAAAAAGGGTAGCTTATGCTGCTAGTTTTGGAAAAGATTCAATTTATGAAAAAGAAAAACCTATAATAAGAGGATTGATAAGTAAATTTGATGCAATTTCAATACGGGAAGATTCAGGTATTGAAATAGCAAAACAGCTAGGAATAGCTGCTACTAAAGTTTTAGATCCTGCATTCTTACTAACAAAAGATGAATGGAGTAAAATTGCCAATATACCAAAGTACAAAAACTATTTATTGATATATAAATTTGGTGATGAAGATATTATTGAAGAAACATACAAAAAAATAGCCGAGAAACTGAAGCTGAAAACAGTTTTAATATCTGAGTCAATGACAGGTGAGAAGAAAGTTGATTTTAAAGCAAATGGAACTGGTCCTGAAGAATTTCTGGGTCTTTTCATGTTCGCTGATTTTATTGTAACAAATACTTTCCATGGCACAGCTTTTTCAATAATATTTGAAAAGAACTTTGTTTCAGTTTCTCACTCTGATACAGATACAAGAATGACAAGTTTGTTAGATAGTTTAGGAATATTTGATCGTTTTATTAAGCAAAGAGAGGATATTGATTCTATTTCAAATAGTATAGACTATATAAAAGTGAAACAATTATTAGATAAGCAAAAACAACAGTCATTTGATTTTATTGAAGAAGTATTAAAGTAA
- a CDS encoding glycosyltransferase family 2 protein encodes MSIVTPCYNGENYLNRFLDSLVNQTYDNMEFIFVDDGSTDRTKEVLFKYKEKFEKKNIILKYFYQDNAGQAVAVANGLKHITGEYLIWPDSDDILPETSIEEKVKFLEENKKYGLVRTDGHVVNEDNLKTIVRFCSRKNKDRFKENLFEDYIICRNSWLMPGCYMLRVSALMYSNPNLYIYPSRYGQNWQIILPILYHFKCGYIDDSLFIYILRKNSHSNSFKGASYSKEKNKLHGYKDIIDNTIKNMKIQDEEKYINMTKIYYSRRLLELAFVNCVFEDAKECYQILKQAKQNTYIDFLMMSSTNNLVINKLLLLLRRTKNSIVNRD; translated from the coding sequence GTGAGTATAGTGACACCATGTTATAACGGCGAAAATTATTTAAATAGATTTCTAGATTCTTTAGTTAATCAAACATACGATAATATGGAATTTATATTTGTAGATGATGGATCAACTGATAGGACAAAAGAGGTTCTGTTTAAATATAAAGAGAAGTTTGAAAAAAAAAATATAATTTTAAAATATTTTTATCAAGATAATGCGGGGCAGGCTGTAGCAGTTGCTAATGGTTTAAAACATATAACAGGTGAATACTTAATTTGGCCAGACTCTGATGATATTTTACCAGAAACATCAATAGAAGAAAAGGTAAAATTTCTTGAAGAAAATAAAAAGTATGGATTAGTTAGAACTGATGGGCATGTTGTAAACGAAGATAATCTTAAAACTATAGTAAGATTTTGTTCTCGGAAGAACAAAGACCGATTTAAAGAAAATCTGTTTGAAGATTATATAATTTGCCGTAACAGTTGGTTAATGCCAGGTTGTTATATGTTGAGAGTTTCAGCTTTGATGTATTCAAACCCTAATCTATATATTTATCCATCGCGATACGGTCAAAATTGGCAGATAATTTTACCAATTTTGTATCATTTCAAATGTGGATATATCGATGATTCATTGTTTATATACATATTGAGAAAAAACAGTCATTCAAACTCGTTTAAAGGAGCTTCATATTCAAAAGAAAAGAATAAATTGCATGGGTATAAAGACATCATAGATAATACTATCAAGAACATGAAAATACAAGATGAAGAAAAGTACATTAATATGACAAAGATATATTATTCTAGAAGATTATTAGAGCTTGCTTTTGTGAATTGTGTTTTTGAAGATGCTAAAGAATGTTATCAAATATTAAAACAGGCAAAGCAAAATACCTATATTGATTTTTTAATGATGTCATCAACAAATAATTTAGTGATAAATAAGTTATTATTGCTTTTAAGAAGGACTAAAAATTCAATTGTAAATAGGGATTGA
- a CDS encoding polysaccharide pyruvyl transferase family protein: MKIGILTFNCVFNYGAVIQAFALQNELESDGHNVEMIDLQLDRLKENYKLLNLTNFAFSNKCIIQFLSEVKKIPCRVIRYLKFNRDVHQLLNLTESKYRTIEELIDGNLDHDVFVCGSDQIWNPQIFNGPNPIFFADFAKPNQRKISYAASIGVENIDKNFIEDYVKYINHLDNISVREIEAKEEFQNLIKNDISIVLDPVFLLKKEQWAKLITKQIEASKYILIYMLRYDKELLDLATNISKERNLKIVIIGERSRSFRGDNIKYYSTAGPLDFLNLFFYSSSIVTNSFHGTAFSIIFEKEIFTFANDKRNSRIINLMNKLDLGNRIVNSSNDFKKGPIDYTKVNKLLGVERKKSIEFLKKAVN; the protein is encoded by the coding sequence ATGAAGATTGGGATCTTAACTTTTAATTGCGTATTTAATTATGGAGCTGTAATCCAAGCTTTCGCTTTACAAAATGAATTAGAAAGTGATGGTCATAATGTTGAGATGATTGATTTGCAATTAGATAGGCTTAAAGAAAATTATAAATTATTGAATCTCACAAATTTTGCTTTTTCAAATAAATGTATTATTCAATTTCTTTCTGAAGTTAAAAAAATCCCATGCAGAGTTATAAGATACTTGAAATTTAATAGAGATGTGCATCAATTGCTAAATCTTACGGAAAGTAAATATCGTACGATTGAAGAACTTATTGATGGTAATCTAGACCATGATGTGTTTGTGTGTGGGAGTGATCAAATTTGGAATCCCCAAATTTTTAATGGACCTAATCCAATATTTTTTGCAGATTTTGCAAAACCTAATCAAAGAAAAATATCTTATGCTGCAAGTATTGGAGTTGAGAATATAGATAAGAATTTTATTGAAGATTATGTAAAGTACATCAATCATTTAGATAATATTTCTGTGAGAGAAATTGAAGCAAAAGAAGAATTTCAAAATCTAATCAAAAACGATATCTCAATTGTACTAGATCCAGTGTTCTTGCTAAAAAAGGAACAGTGGGCTAAACTTATAACTAAACAGATTGAAGCATCAAAGTACATTCTAATATATATGCTGAGATATGACAAAGAACTGTTGGATTTAGCTACTAATATTTCTAAAGAAAGAAACCTTAAAATTGTAATTATTGGTGAAAGATCTAGGTCTTTTAGGGGTGATAATATCAAATATTATTCCACAGCAGGCCCCCTGGATTTTCTTAATTTATTTTTCTATTCAAGTTCTATTGTTACAAATTCTTTTCATGGAACAGCTTTTTCAATTATATTTGAAAAGGAAATTTTTACTTTTGCGAATGACAAGAGAAATTCAAGAATAATTAACTTGATGAATAAATTAGACTTGGGCAATAGAATAGTTAATTCGAGTAATGATTTCAAGAAAGGACCAATTGATTATACAAAAGTAAATAAATTATTAGGTGTTGAAAGAAAAAAATCGATTGAATTTCTAAAAAAAGCAGTGAATTAA